The genomic window CCCGCCTCGTCGTCCTGTCCGCCTgccccgccccccgccgccccaccccgcccccaCCCTTGAGGACAACGCCATCCCACCGCGCCGCCATGACATCCTCAGGCCCCCGCCCCCCCGCGCCCCGCTGCTGGGCCTCTTCGCGCCGCCCCCAGTCAACAGGCGGCGGGGGGAGACGCTCCCAGCCCAGGGCCCCGCCCGCTACCAGCTGAGCTTGGGCCCCGACCCCGCCCACACCCGCCAGGTGGTGGTGCTCGGCCCCTTCCCCCGCCCTCCCCCAGGGGCGCCTCCCATCAGGCTGCCTGACCCCGCCCTGCTGCCCCCGCCCCTGGCCGCCGGtcccgccacctccaccaccaccaccaccaccatcaccgccacgccCACATCCACGTCGGAGGGCAAGAAGGTGGCCAAGCCGCCCGCCACGCCCAAGAAGGCCGTGGGCAAGAAGAGTGGTGGGGCGGGCGTATCGGAGCTGGTGGGCGGCGCGGTGGACGGCCCCGTCAGCAGGCAGGACAAGGAGGCGCTGGTGGCGGCGCGGCTCAGGTTCCCCCCAGGCGTAGGTGGAGTGGACAGGGCGGGGGGCGGTCCCCCCCCTCATCCCCGTGCCCGTGCCCCTGGCCATgccgcccccgccgccgccgccgcgcccACAGCTGGCGCGCAGGGTACTGGCGCCCACCACCACGGACGCGCCCAACACCCTCTGGTCCCTGCTGGGACTTGGgacacgcccacacccacctCCGCCTCGCACCAAGGCCAAGCGTCGCCGCCCCGCCCAGCTGGCCCGCccgtcctccaccaccacgcccaccaccaccgcctccacctccacctccaccaccaccaccaccaccaccacccccgccgCCCACCACCGCGGCACGCGCGCTGAGCCCAGTGTACCGCCACGCCCCGCACCACCAtgcccagcaccaccaccaccaccaccaccaccacc from Scylla paramamosain isolate STU-SP2022 chromosome 40, ASM3559412v1, whole genome shotgun sequence includes these protein-coding regions:
- the LOC135092453 gene encoding uncharacterized protein LOC135092453 — translated: MRPKPLFQAPPPPAPGFLPPPPTPAAPVQLHGPPQVPVLPPAPPAASLRPQVTSAPPAAPLRPQAPPALPRPPTPLVAPAGERPVFPAPPRRPVRLPRPPPPHPAPTLEDNAIPPRRHDILRPPPPRAPLLGLFAPPPVNRRRGETLPAQGPARYQLSLGPDPAHTRQVVVLGPFPRPPPGAPPIRLPDPALLPPPLAAGPATSTTTTTTITATPTSTSEGKKVAKPPATPKKAVGKKSGGAGVSELVGGAVDGPVSRQDKEALVAARLRFPPGVGGVDRAGGGPPPHPRARAPGHAAPAAAAAPTAGAQGTGAHHHGRAQHPLVPAGTWDTPTPTSASHQGQASPPRPAGPPVLHHHAHHHRLHLHLHHHHHHHHPRRPPPRHAR